One Blastocatellia bacterium genomic window, CCGACATGAAAAGACGGACATGGCTACTGAAAGTCGCGGCGCTCGCCTTGGCGCTGCCGCAAATCGCTCTCATCATGGCGTCGGCGCAGGCTAGTGAGGCGTATAGGCCCACTCGGGGAGAGGCAAAGATGAAGGCGCAAAACAAAGCGGCAGATGAACAGCCCTTCTTTTGCAACCTGTCGGCGCTTGATGCCGGCCAGCGAAAACATCATCGCCAGTTGACGGCGCGGCTGCGCGAGTCGGTCGAAGAGGTGCGCGAGCTGGCTGATGGCTATGGCTTTCGCCTGGCGGCGGACATCGCCCACATCAATCTGGTCGCTGAGTGGGTCTCACTGGAGCGTTTGTGCTGCCCGTTTTTCGCCTTTCAAATTGATGTCGGAAGCGAAGGCCGGCCGCTCTGGCTACGCATCACCGGGCGCGAAGGGGTGAAGCCATTCATGCAGTCCGAGTTTGATATTAAGTGATCGGGCGCTGATCATCAGCCGGGGATGAAACGCTCGACATTCGCGCCGGCATGGTGGATTGGGCGTCGAGCCCCCACTTGAAGACGGCCTGCATCAGCGGCAGCAGGCGATGACCGGCGACCGCGTTCATGAAGAAAAGCTCATGCTCACGCTCGACCTCCGCCATGCGGCGCAGCGCGGCAGCAAATTCCGTGAGGCCGAGCGCCTCTGCATGCGAAGCCGCCTGCACATACTCATCAACATTGCCGTGTTCGAGCCGGCCCGCAAAGTACATGGGCAGGAATCTCCCCGTGCAATGACAGCTCAGGCCGATGACGCGCCCGATGAGCCAGAGTTGCGCTTCCAGGCGTTTGATGGGGGACGCGCCGAGTTGTTCTAGCATCCGGCCAACGGCTTCGCGGTGCGCCCACTCTTCGCCTTCGATCTGCCGGATTCGCCGGCGCTCCGTCGCTTGTTGCACAGAGCGCCAGTGGCCGCGGTACGCATAACCGGCGGCGCATTCGCCCGAATAGGCGCGTTGCAGGATGTGGATGAGTTGCTGGCGGTGCAGGCGCGTGTCCATACGGCTCGCCTCCTCGATGCGAGTATAACGAAGCGCACGGACACGCGCACTTGAGTGACAAGTGACAAGTGACAAGTGACAAGACTTTGTGATGCGGCGTGCCGGTAACCGTTCAGAGGGCGCACTACTCTTGTCACTTGTCACTTGTCACTCGTCACTCTCTTAGCTGGAGCCGAAGGTGAAGCCGCTGCCACCGCCACTCGATTGCGATGGGAAGAAGGGCTTCATCAACCCGGCGAAGGCC contains:
- a CDS encoding ferritin-like domain-containing protein, yielding MDTRLHRQQLIHILQRAYSGECAAGYAYRGHWRSVQQATERRRIRQIEGEEWAHREAVGRMLEQLGASPIKRLEAQLWLIGRVIGLSCHCTGRFLPMYFAGRLEHGNVDEYVQAASHAEALGLTEFAAALRRMAEVEREHELFFMNAVAGHRLLPLMQAVFKWGLDAQSTMPARMSSVSSPADDQRPIT